From a region of the Equus przewalskii isolate Varuska chromosome 2, EquPr2, whole genome shotgun sequence genome:
- the CTRC gene encoding chymotrypsin-C: protein MLGITVLAALLACASGEVPSFEPNPSARVVGGETVSPHSWPWQVSLQYLRDDTWRHTCGGTLITDRHVLTAAHCISNLTYRVGLGKHNLAVEDEEGSVFVGVDTIFVHEGWSSLLLRNDIAIIKLAEPVELSDTIKVANLPEKNIVLPKDYPCYVTGWGRLLTGGPLPDELQKGLQPIVPHATCARFDYWGFLVRRTMVCAGGDGIVSSCNGDSGGPLNCPAENEDGSWEVHGIVSFGSSEGCNVVKKPSVYTRVSAYIDWINEKIQL from the exons ATGCTGGGCATCACCGTCCTTGCAGCGCTCCTGGCCTGTG CCTCCGGCGAGGTCCCCAGCTTCGAGCCCAACCCGTCAGCAcgggtggtgggaggagagacTGTCAGTCCTCACAGCTGGCCCTGGCAG GTCTCGCTCCAGTACCTCAGGGATGACACGTGGAGGCACACATGCGGCGGCACCCTGATCACCGACAGACACGTCCTCACAGCTGCCCACTGCATCAG CAACCTGACCTACCGCGTGGGCCTGGGGAAGCACAACCTGGCGGTGGAGGACGAGGAAGGCTCCGTGTTCGTGGGTGTGGACACCATCTTTGTCCATGAGGGGTGGAGCTCCCTCCTGCTACG GAACGACATCGCCATCATCAAGCTGGCAGAGCCCGTGGAACTGAGCGACACCATCAAGGTGGCAAACCTGCCGGAGAAAAACATCGTGCTGCCTAAGGACTACCCCTGCTATGTCACTGGCTGGGGCCGCCTCTTGA CTGGTGGTCCCCTTCCAGACGAGCTGCAGAAGGGCCTGCAGCCTATAGTGCCCCACGCCACGTGCGCCCGGTTCGACTATTGGGGTTTCCTGGTGAGGAGAACTATGGTGTGCGCTGGGGGTGACGGCATCGTCTCATCCTGCAAC GGGGACTCAGGCGGCCCGCTGAACTGCCCAGCTGAGAACGAGGATGGCTCCTGGGAGGTGCATGGCATCGTCAGCTTTGGCTCCAGCGAGGGCTGCAACGTTGTCAAGAAGCCCTCCGTCTACACCCGCGTGTCTGCCTACATCGACTGGATCAACGAG AAAATACAGCTCTGA